DNA sequence from the Fuscovulum ytuae genome:
CATGTATCCGATGGGCCCGCTCAGCCCCGCCGTCGATGGTGTCTGGCCTCCGGCAGGCATTGAAACCTTCGACCCGTGGCACCTGCCGCTCATCAACACGCTGATCCTGCTCTGCTCGGGCGCAGCGGCCACTTGGGCGCACCATGCCCTCGTGCATGAAAACAACCGCAAGGACCTGATCAACGGCCTGATGCTCGCCATCGCGCTGGGCATCATCTTCACGGGCTTCCAAGCCTATGAATATAGCCACGCCGCCTTCGGCTTTGCGGGCAACATCTATGGCGCCAACTTCTTCATGGCGACGGGCTTCCACGGCTTCCACGTGATCATCGGCACGATCTTCCTGGCAGTCTGCCTGATCCGCGCGATGAAGGGCCATTTCACCCCCGAAAAGCATGTGGGGTTCGAGGCCGCCGCTTGGTACTGGCACTTCGTCGACGTGGTCTGGCTGTTCCTGTTCGCTTCGATCTACGTCTGGGGCCGCTGATCCCCGACGCCGGATCGGAACCGGGGGGCGGCGCCCCGCCCCCCACCCCTTGCAGAAAGGCGCGGACCCAAAGGGTGCGCGCCTTTCCTTTTGAACCGAGGTTTGCATGACCCGCCGCATGATCATCCCCCTCCTGATCGGCCTTCTGGGCGGGGCGATCCTGATCTCGCTCGGGCTTTGGCAGGTGCAGCGTCTGGCATGGAAGCAATCCGTGCTGGCCGAAATCGACGCGCGCATTGCCGACGCGCCCATCCCGCTGCCCGCCGCGCCCGACCCAGAGGCGGACCGTTACCTTCCCGTCACCGCGACAGGCCGCTTCACCGGTGAACATCTCGACGTGCTGGTCAGCCGCAAGCAGATCGGCCCCGGCGTCCGCGTGGTCGAGGTGTTTGAAACCACCGACGCCCGCCGCATCCTCGTCGATCGCGGCTTCCTGCGCCAAGACGTCCGCAACGCCCCGCGTGTTTCAGGGCCTGCCAGCGTGGAAGGCAACCTCCACTGGCCCGATGAGGTGGACAGCTACACCCCCACCCCCGATGCCACAACGGGCCTGTGGTTTGCCCGCGATGTCGCGGCCATGGCAGAGGCCTTGAACACAGAGGCGACATTTATTGTCGCCCGCAGGCCAACTGGTGGCGAGATCGAACCGATGCCGGTGGATTCCTCCGGTATTCCCAATGACCATATGAACTACGCCATCACGTGGTTTTCGCTCGCCGCCGTCTGGCTGGGGATGACAGCGTATCTTCTGTGGCGTATCAGGCAGCGGACGGTTTGAAGGCAGAAGCATGAAGTATATCTCCACCCGCGGCGCGGCCCCGATCCTGACCTTCGGTGAGGCGATGATGACCGGCCTTGCCCGCGACGGCGGCCTTTACGTCCCCGAAACCGTGCCGCAAATGGCTCAGGCCGATATCGCGGCGCTGGCGGGCCTGCCCTACGAAGAAGTGGCCTTCCGCGTGATGCGCCCCTTTCTGGGCACCACCTTCACCGATGACGAATTCCGTGGCCTGATCGCCAAGGCCTATGCAGGTTTCGGCCATGACGCCCGCGCGCCCCTCGTGCAACTTGGCCCCAACCATTTCCTCCTCGAACTCTTCCACGGCCCCACGCTCGCCTTCAAAGACTTCGCCATGCAGCTGATCGGGCAGATGATGCAGGCGGCGCTGGCCAAGACGGGGGACCGCATCACCATCGTCGGCGCCACCTCAGGCGACACCGGGTCCGCCGCGATGGAGGCGTTTCGCGGCCTTGCCAATGTCGATCTCTTCATCCTCTACCCGCATGGCCGCGTGTCCGAAGTGCAGCGCCGCCAGATGACGACGCCGACCGAAGGCAATGTCCATGCGCTCGCCATGGATGGCGATTTCGACGATGCCCAAGCCCGCGTGAAGGACATGTTCAACGACTTCGCCTTCCGCGATGGCGTGCGGCTGGCGGGCGTCAATTCCATCAACTGGGCGCGCGTTCTGGCGCAGGTCGTCTATTACTTCTCTTCCGCCGTCTCCCTCGGCGCGCCCCATCGCGCGGTCAGCTTCACCGTCCCCACCGGGAATTTCGGCGACATCTTCGCAGGCTATATCGCCCGCCAGATGGGCCTGCCGATCGAGAAACTGGTCATCGCCACCAACCAGAACGATATCCTCGACCGCGCCCTCCGCTCCGGTGCCTATGTGACGGATGGGGTCAAACCCTCGATCAGCCCGTCGATGGACATTCAGGTCTCGTCAAACTTCGAACGCGCCCTCTTCGATGCCTATGGCCGCGACGGAAAGGCCGTGGCGCAACTCATGGCCGAACTCAAAGCGGGCGGTTTCCACATCTCCCAAGGGGCGCTGGAAACCCTGCGCGCCACCTTCGGCTCGGGCCGCTGCTCCGAGGAGGAGACCACCGCCACCATCCGCACTGCCTTCGCCCGCACGGGTGAGGTACTTTGCCCCCATTCCGCCGTCGGCGTGAAAGTGGCCGAAGAACATCTGGGCACCGCCCCGATGATCACCTTGGCCACGGCGCATCCGGCGAAATTCCCCGATGCGGTGGAAGGTGCGATGGGCACCCGGCCTGCGCTGCCCCCCCGGATGGCCGATCTTTTCGACCGCCCGGAACGCGTCACCCGCGTGGCCAATGATCTGGCCGCGCTGCAAACCCTGATACGTGAAAGGATCGGCGGTTGAGCTTGAAGATCACCACGCTTCCAAACGGCCTGCGCATCGTGACCGAAGACATGCCGGGCCTCCTCTCGGCCTCGGCGGGCATCTGGGTCACGGCGGGCGGGAGGCACGAACGCGCCGAACAGAACGGCATTGCCCATTTCCTTGAACATATGGCCTTCAAGGGCACCGAGAAGCGCACCTCCCTCCGCATCGCCGAGGAAATCGAAGATGTGGGCGGCTATATCAACGCCTATACCAGCCGCGAGATGACGGCCTATTACGCCCGCATCCTGTCGCCCGATGTGGGGCTTGCGCTGGACGTGATCTCTGACATCGTGCTGAACCCCGTGTTCAACGCCGATGACATCGAAACCGAACGTCATGTCATCCTTCAGGAAATCGGGCAGGCGCTGGATACGCCAGATGACATCATCTTCGACTGGTTGCAGGAAGTCAGCTACCCCGACCAACCCTTCGGCCGCACCATCCTTGGCCCCGCCGAACGGGTGCAGGCCTTCGGGCGCGATGACCTGCGCGCCTTCGTGGGCGAACATTACGGCCCCGACCAGATGATCCTTGCCGCGGCAGGCGGCGTGGACCATGACGCCATCGTGGCGCAGGCCGAGGCAACGTTTGGCCATCTGAAACCCGTGGGCAATGCCCGCATCCACCCCGCCCGTTTTGCCGGCGGCGAACGGCGCGAAATCAAGGACCTTGAACAGGTCCATGTGGCGCTGGCCTTCGAAGGGCCGGGCTATCGCTCGCCCGATGTCTATGCCGCGCAGGTCTATGCCACCGCGATGGGTGGTGGCATGTCCTCGCGCCTCTTCCAGAAAATCCGCGAAGAACGCGGCCTCTGCTATTCCATCTTCGCCCAGTCGGGCGCTTATGAAGATACAGGTCAGATCACCGTCTATGCTGGCACGTCCGAGGAAGAGATCGGCGATCTCATCGGCCTGACCATGGACGAACTCAAACGCGCCGCCGACGACATGTCCGAAGCCGAGGTGAACCGCGCCCGCGCCCAGCTTAAGGCAGGCCTCCTGATGGGGCTGGAAAGCCCCTCCAGCCGCGCCGAACGCAATGCCCGCCTGCTGGCGATCTGGGGCCGCGTGCCGGGAGTGGAAGAAACCGTCGCCAAGATCGACGCCGTCTCGGTCGCCGACGTGCGCGCCTATGCCGAAGGATTGGTCGGTGCCAAGGCCGCCATGGCGCTCTATGGCCCTGTCGATGACGCCCCCGATCTGGAGGCAGTCAAGGCAAGGCTCGCCGCGTGATGCTGACCTTCCGCCGCAAGGTTCGGATCGAGACCGAGCGGTTGACGCTGCGCCTGCCGCAACATGCCGATTGGAAGGCATGGGCGGCGCTGCGCGAAGAAAGCGCCACCTTCCTCACGCCATGGGAACCGGTCTGGGCGGGTGACCACCTCACCCGCCGCGCCTTTACCAACCGCGTCTACTGGGCCGCCCGCGCCGAGGGGCAGGGGACGGCGTTGCCCCTCCTGCTGATCCGTCGCGAAGATCAGGCGCTATTGGGGGCCATCACGCTTGACAATATCCGCCGGGGTCCGGCGCAATCCGGCACGCTCGGCTATTGGATCGGCGAACGCTTCTCGCGTCGCGGCTATATGCGCGAGGCGATCCTGTCGGTCACCCATCACGCCTTCACCAGCCTCGACCTCAGCCGGATCGAAGCCGCCTGCCTGCCGGAGAACGCGGCCTCTCGCGGTGTCTTGGAAAAATGCGGATTCAAATATGAAGGCGTGGCGCAAAGCTATCTGCAAATCGCAGGCCGCTGGCGCAATCATGTGCTTTATGCCGCCCTACGCACCGATCGGCGCGGGCGCACGGATGTTGGCTGATTCCGCCCTCCGATGACGCAACCGTGAACGGCGCATGCCTTTGCCCTGTGCCACCCTGCTGCATCTTGCCATGGGACAGCCAGCACAGGGCCAGCACTGGGGACGCGACATGCCGCCATTTCTGCCGATCATGACTGCCATCGCCCTTCTCGCCGCAGGCGCGGCCTCCGCGCAGGACCGCATCCCCTCCAACTGCTTCGCCCTTGCCCAGAACATTCCGGTCGAAAAGATCTGGCGCGCCTCCATCGGCACGCCCATTGACCGCGCCCATGTGCGCATCCGCTTTCTTCACCACGCCTCCTTCGCGATCGAGGCTGAAGGGGGCACCCTTGCGGTGACGGACTATACAGGCTTCATCGGCAACCCGGATGTCGTGCCGGATGTGGTCACGATGAACAACGCCCACTCCACGCATTGGACATCGAACCCCGACCCGCGCATCCCCCATGTCCTGCCCGGCTGGCCGCAGGACGGCAAACCCGCCTTCCACGAGCTTGACCTCGGCTCCATGCTCATTCGCAACGTCACCACCGACACGCGCGGCCCCTTTGGCGAAGGGGCGCGCGCCGACGGCAATTCCATCTTCGTGTTTGAAGCGGGCGGATTGTGCATCGGCCATCTCGGCCACCTCCACCAGATCCCCGACGACGCGCAATACGCCTCTATCGGGCGACTTGATGTGGTGATGGTCCCCGTGGATGGCGGCTACACCATGTCAACCGAGGCGATGGCCGAGGTCGTCTCGCGCCTCCGCGCCTCCATCGTGATCCCGATGCACTGGTTTTCCGGCGCGTCGCTGGTGACCTTCCTCGACGAGATGGAAGGGAAGTTCCAAGTGGTCGAGGTGGGCGGCCCGGATCTTGAACTGTCGCTACAAGACCTGCCCGGCAGCCCCACGATCATGGTGCTGGAGCCGGAATTCATCCCCTGACCGAGGCGGGTCTTTTCGTCCCAAGCCGCGCGGGCTAGGTAGGGCGCAAAGAGGTGCCCCATGCTCAACCCCGCCGATGCCGCCTTTGCAGAAACCCTCGCGTCGCGACTGCCCGAAGGCACTCTGCGCGCGCCCGATGCCGCCCATCTGGAAGAACCGCGCGGCCGCTGGCAGGGCCATGGGGGCATCCTCGCCCTCCCGCGCAGCACAGCCGAAGTGCAGACCATCGTCCAGATCTGCGCCGCCGCGCGGGTGGGGATCGTGCCATGGGGCGGCGGGACGGGCCTTGTCGGTGGGCAGATCATGCCCCAAGGCCCCGCCCCGGTGATCCTGTCCTTGGAACGCATGCAGGCCCTGCGCGGCCTCTGGCCAGATGAGAATGCGCTGATCGTCGAGGCGGGCATGACCCTCGCCGGGGTCCAACAGGCCGCCGACGCAGCCGGGCGCATGTTCCCGCTCTCACTTGCCAGCGAAGGCTCGGCCCGGATCGGCGGCTGCCTTGCCACCAATGCGGGCGGCATCGGCGTGCTGCGCCACGGCAATGCCCGCGACCTCTGTCTGGGGGTTGAGGCGGTGATGGCCGACGGATCGCTGCTGGCGGGCCTGAAACGGCTGCGCAAGGACAATACCGGATACGATCTGCGCCACCTGCTGATCGGGTCCGAAGGCACGCTCGGCATCATCACGGCGGCCGCACTCCGCATGGTGCCGCGTCCCGCGGTGTCTGTGACGGCCCTTCTCGTGGTCCCGGACCCTGCCGCCGCGCTGCGCCTCCTCACCCTCGCGCAGGCGCGCCTGCCGGGGATGATCTCGGCCTTTGAACTGATCGGGAAAATGGGCTTCGACTTTCTCGCCGAAACCATGCCCGAAGTGACCTGCCCCTTTCCCACCGCGCCGGAATGGTGCGTGCTTCTCGACCTTGGCCTTCCCTCCGCCTTTGAGGCCGAGGCCGTCATGGCCAGCCTCTATGCCGAGGCCGACGAGGCCGGACTGGTGCAAGACGGCGTGATCGCCGCGTCAGAGGCGCAGCGCAAATCGCTCTGGCGCATCCGCGAAACCATCCCCGAAGCCAATCGCCGGATTGGGGCGATCTCATCGCATGACATCGCGCTGCCCCTTTCCGCAGTGCCAGAGTTCATCCCCAAGGCCGATGCCGCGCTGGCCCGGATCGGGGCGTTCCGCGTCAACTGCTTCGGCCATCTGGGTGACGGCAACCTGCATTACAATGTCTTTCCCATCCCCGGACGCACCCGCCGCGATCACGAAGCGCAGCGCGATGCGATCAAGGCCTCGGTGCATGACCTTGTCCATGCGATGGGCGGCTCGGTCAGTGCCGAACATGGCATCGGGCGGCTGAAGGTTGCCGATCTGGAACGCTATGGCGACCCGACGAAATTGGCGGCGATGCGGGCGGTGAAAGCGGCGCTCGATCCCATGGGGATTCTCAATCCCGGAGCCGTCTTGCGGGCGTGACACGGCGCGAAAAATTTTCCCGAAAATTTTTCGCACCCCCATCCGAAAAATCTCCAGTGGAGATTTTTGGGCCACTTGGCCGCAACGGGACCGAACCGGACAGGTCCGCAAATCCACGCCAGTGCAAAATGGGAAAGTGCAGGTTTCTGTTGCCAGGTACCTGCGAACCCCGCCTTACGCGGCTAAGCGCAAGGGCTTAGATTTGGTATTGCGAGCTGCTTACGCAGCCAGCGCCACCGGAGCACGGTTGTCATTGGCAACTGTGATCTTGGACCGATAACGGTGGTACCTCACCGAGCGAAAGCTGGCCTCTTTGAACGTTCGTCGATCCTATTTCGGCCCCTTACCCCCGCAATGACCGGGTGAGTTTGGTGGAGCCGCCGGGTACCGCCCCCGGGTCCGAGCCGTCTATTACAGGTGCGTTTATCGCCATAGTTCGGGTTGCCCCGAACAGAGGGGAATATAGGGTCAGGCGCTGCCGGTCACAAGCCCCGATGCCCGCCTCACCCCGCGCGGCGCAGGGCGGCGGTCTCTGGCGGATATTCGAGAAAGACCCGCTCTGCCGTCGTCTCGCGCAACGCCATGCCGGCGCGCAGGTAAAAGGCCTGCGCGCGCGCATTCGGGCGCAGCACGCTCAGTCGAAGGGGAAGACCCGCAAGCCGCGCCTCGTCCCGCGCCAGCGCCAAAAGCGCGCCGCCAATCCCGCGCCCTTGAAAGCCGGGGTCGAGATAGAGTTTGCGCAGCCGCAAATGATCCTCGGCCCGTTCCAGCATGAGGTATCCGGCCATTGCGCCATCAACCATCACGATGCGCGTGTTGGATAGGTCAAAGGCGCTGATCTCTGCTGGGCGGAACTGCCCCCAAAGGGCGCGCGCATGGAGTTCCATCAGCCGCCGCTCCAGCGTGGCAAGGAAGGTGGCATCGTCGGGAAGGGCGGGGCGCAAGGTGAACATGGCCGCAGGATGCGGATCAAAGGTTACGAATTCGTGACGCGCCCCAGAAAAAACGCCCGGACCTTTCGGCCCGGGCGCATGTCACCGCTCGGTAAACCGGATCAGAACCCGGCTTTGATATTTTCGAACTCTTGGATCATCTTCTCGCGGAACTCCGACGTCACCGGGGTTTGCGCCAAAAGCGTCGTGGTGATCGGGTCGACAAAGGCCGCCTGCTGCGCTTCCAGCGGGATATCGGCCATTGCGGCGTTGTTCGCGTGGGCATAGCCCAGTTCCTCAAGGAAGGTCTGGGCCGAGCCATGCGCCAGCATGGAGTTGATGAAGTCATAGGCCTTGTCTTCCGACCCGGGCGCATCCTTCATGTTCACATAGCCGCAATACCAGGTGGAGGACCCTTCCGCCGGCGCGCGGTTGAAGCCCACCGGGAAATTCTCGGCCTGCAAGAGCGCCACGCCGTCATTCCACGACCAGGCGACCAGAACCTCGCCCGTCGCCATCAGCTGCGACAGTTCCGCCGGATCGGACCAATAGGCGCGCACATTCGGATGGACCGAACGCAGCCAATCGGCTGCCGCCTGGAACTGCTCATCCGTCACGTCGTTCCAGCTGGTCAGACCGGTGGCAAGGAAGGCCAGCGCCCAGATGTCATCCGAATTGTCGGGCAGCGAGATGCGGCCTGCATATTTCGCGTTGGTAAACACCTGCAGCGAGGCCACATCCTCGGCCGGAACCTCGGTCGTGTTATAGGCCACGGCGGTATAGGCATAGTCGGTCGGGATGAACCACGTGCCTTCGGCATCCTGCACATAGGACGACTGCAGAAGGGCCGGATTGATATTGGCGAATTCCGGGATCTTCGACACATCCCAAGGCTCGATCAGCCCGGCTTCGCGGTAACGCGGCAGGCTGGCCACGCAAGGATGGGTCACATCGGATTTGAAGCCCGAAGACACTTTCTGGAACGCTTCGTCATCATCGGCAAAGAAGGAATAGGTGGGCTTCTGGCCATTCTTTGCGACGTAATCCGTCAGCACCCCATCCATTTCCCAGCCTGCCCAGTCGAAGACGACCATTTCGGGATCGGCGGCACGGGCGGCGCCGGTCAGGATGACAAGGGTGGCGGCAGTGGCAAGCAGCTTGCGGGTCAGGTGCATTCGGGTTCCTCTCTGTTTTGTTTCCGGCGCTTTTCCCCTTGCAGCCGGATGGTGAAGTGACGCTATTTCAGGCATCGGGTAGCCTCAAGCCGATATCGACATTGGAATTGTTCGACGCAACGGCAAGGGGGAAAGGGCGGGTTTGCCGCTTGGTGCGGTGCTTTTTGCCCAAAGAATGGGCATTGGCGCTTGGATCGGGCTGGTTCCGCCCCGGATCGCAGGAAAGGAAACAGGATGTTCAGGGCGTTGGTGGTAGAAAAGGATGAGGCGGGCGCAACCTCGGCGGGTGTTCAGATGCTGGACGACTCGCGTTTGCCCGCGGGTGACGTGACGGTCGCGGTCGAATGGTCAACGCTCAATTACAAAGACGGGCTTTGCCTTGGGTCCGGGGGCGGCATGGTGCGGGCATGGCCACATGTGCCGGGCATCGATTTTGCGGGCACTGTCGAATCCTCGGATGATCCGCGCTACAAACCCGGCGACCGCGTGGTCCTTACAGGCTGGCGCGTCGGCGAAAGCTGGTGGGGCGGCTTTGCCGAAAAGGCCCGCGTCAAGGCCGATTGGCTGGTGCCGTTGCCCGAAGGCCTGTCCACCCGGCAGGCCATGGCGGTGGGGACGGCGGGCTTTACCGCCATGCTGTCGGTCATGGCGCTGGAAGATCACGGCCTGACCCCCGCTCTGGGCGAGGTGCTGGTCACTGGCGCGGCAGGCGGCGTGGGATCGGTTGCCGTGGCCCTTCTGGCCGAACGTGGCTATGCGGTTGCTGCCGTTACTGGCCGCCCGGAAACCGAACCCTATCTGCGTGACCTTGGCGCATCCCGCATCGTCCCGCGCGAGGAATTGGCCGAAACCGTGAAGAAACCGCTCGAATCCGAGGTTTGGGCCGGCTGCATCGACAATGTCGGCGGCCCGATGCTGGCCCGCCTTCTGGGCCAGATGAAATCGGATTGCTCGGTCGCCTCCGTCGGCCTTGCCGGGGGTGCCGACCTGCCGGCCAAGGTCACGCCCTTTATCCTGCGCGGCGTGAACCTTCTGGGGATCAACTCGGTCTTTGTGCCCTATGCAAAGCGGGTCACCGCATGGAACCGCATCGCCACCGAACTGCCGATGGCCAAGCTTGAGGCGATGGTCAAGGAATGCGCGCTGGGCGATCTGCCCGACCTTGGCCGCGCCATCCTGAAAGGGGCGGTGCAGGGCCGCGTCGTCGTTGACGTCCGCCGCTAAGGCGCTTGGGGCCACCGTTGCAGGGGGCCTGCGCGCCCCCTCTTGGCCTCGGCAATTCACCCCCTGCCGATATGTTCAGACAGAAAATGGCAGGGGGCTTCGCGCCATTTCAGGGCTTGAGCGGCGATCATTGGCTTGCTACGCCTTCCCGCGAAGGGCCTTTGCGCCCCTCTGCCTGCGGAACAGACATGCCGCAGGCTGGCTGGAAGACCTGCCACGGATCGGGACCTGCCCGCCCGTGACGGGCGCGCCCCCCGGTCCCGTGGAAACCGAAACCTGAAGGGATGCCCCCGATGACCGCGCTTGATCTTGATTTCGTCCGCTCGCAATTCCCGGCCTTTGCCTCGCCGGTCCTGTCCAGCCATGCCTTTTTCGAAAATGCCGGCGGCTCTTACCCCTGCGCGCAGGTGGTGGAACGCCTCCACCGCTTCTACACCGACCGCAAGGTGCAGCCCTATGCCCCCTATCCCGGCGCGCAAGCAGGCGGGGCCGAGATGGACGAGGCCCGCACGCGCCTTGCCGCCCTGATGGGCGTGGCGCGGGAAGAAGTATCCTTTGGCCCCTCGACCAGCGCCAATACCTATGTGCTGGCCCAAGCGGTGCGGAAATGGCTGTCGGGCACGGGCCAAGCCATCGTGGTGACAGATCAGGACCATGAGGCGAATTCCGGCGTCTGGCGGCGTCTGGCCGAGGAAGGGGTCGAGGTGCGCGAATGGCGGCTTGACCCGCAGACCGGATCGCTCGACCCCGCAGACCTCGCGGCACTGCTCGCCGATGGCAAGGTGCGGCTTGTCTGCTTTCCCAATTGCTCCAACGTGGTGGCCGAGATCAACGATGTCGCCGCCATCACCGCCATGGCGCGGGCGGCGGGCGCGCATACGGTGGTGGATGGCGTCAGCTACGCCCCCCACGGCTTTCCCGATATCCCGGCACTCGGCTGCGATGTCTATCTCTTCTCGGCCTACAAGACCTATGGCCCGCATCAAGGGATCATGGTGATCCGGCAAGAGTTCGGGATGATGCTGCCGGGGCAGGCGCATTACTTCAACAACGCCACGCTCTACAAACGCTTCACCCCCGCAGGCCCGGATCATGCCCAGATCGCCGCCTGCGCGGGCATGGCCGATTACATCGACGCTCTCGCCGCCCGCCATGGGATCGGCGGCGATGCGGCCGCACGGAACCGGGGCGTGCATGACCTCATGCGTGCGCAAGAGGTGGCGGTGATCGCCCCGCTTCTGGACTACCTCGCCGCGCGCAATGACATCCGCCTGATCGGCCCCCGCGACGCCGCCCACCGCGCCCCCACTGTCGCCGTCGATCTGGGCCGCGCGGCGGAACCCGTCTCCGAAGAACTCGGCCGCAGGGGGATCGCCTGTTGGGCAGGCGATTTCTACGCCGTTCGCCCCCTGACGGCGATGGGCGTTGACCTTGAGAAAGGCGTCCTCAGGATGAGTGCCGTGCATTACACAGGCGCCGATGACGTGGCCCGCCTGATCGCCGCGCTGGATGAGGTTCTCTGATCCATAAGGTGATCCGGGGGGGCGGGCGGCGCGTATCTCTTTCAGAACAATAAAGACTGCGCGCATGACACCCCCCCTGATCCTTTGGTTCCGCCGCGACCTGCGGTTGGATGACCTGCCGATGCTGACCGCCGCCCTTGCCAGTGGTCAGCCCCTGATCCCGGTTTTCATCCTTGACCCAGAAACCGAAACCCTTGGTGCCGCGCCGAAATGGCGGCTTGGTCTGGGGCTAGAGGCCTTCTCCACCCGTCTGGCCGAGGCGGGATCCCGCCTGATCCTGCGGCGCGGCCCGGCCTTGGCGGTGCTTGA
Encoded proteins:
- a CDS encoding aminotransferase class V-fold PLP-dependent enzyme, translated to MTALDLDFVRSQFPAFASPVLSSHAFFENAGGSYPCAQVVERLHRFYTDRKVQPYAPYPGAQAGGAEMDEARTRLAALMGVAREEVSFGPSTSANTYVLAQAVRKWLSGTGQAIVVTDQDHEANSGVWRRLAEEGVEVREWRLDPQTGSLDPADLAALLADGKVRLVCFPNCSNVVAEINDVAAITAMARAAGAHTVVDGVSYAPHGFPDIPALGCDVYLFSAYKTYGPHQGIMVIRQEFGMMLPGQAHYFNNATLYKRFTPAGPDHAQIAACAGMADYIDALAARHGIGGDAAARNRGVHDLMRAQEVAVIAPLLDYLAARNDIRLIGPRDAAHRAPTVAVDLGRAAEPVSEELGRRGIACWAGDFYAVRPLTAMGVDLEKGVLRMSAVHYTGADDVARLIAALDEVL